Proteins encoded by one window of Geobacter sp. DSM 9736:
- a CDS encoding methyltransferase domain-containing protein, whose product MLPTPKRRTERELLDLPHEAYAFEELEGSLKDISIVNRYLGDTLAVLKHLSAMTGGASGRMTLLDVGTGSADIPAAIAGWCRNRGVGIEITGIDNNPHTVGIARKKTGHIPEIRIAVADGLDLPYPDRSFDYVICCKTLHHFADEEAVQLIRETARVARRGYLILDLRRSWTACFLISILTRLFTRNRLTRNDGPLSVLRSYTPAELASLASCAGVPAFTIHREPFWLMVLRGEAV is encoded by the coding sequence ATGCTCCCCACCCCGAAGCGCAGGACCGAACGCGAACTGCTGGACCTCCCCCATGAAGCATACGCATTCGAGGAACTGGAGGGAAGCCTCAAGGACATCAGCATCGTAAACAGGTACCTGGGAGACACCCTTGCGGTGCTGAAGCATCTTTCGGCGATGACCGGGGGGGCGAGCGGACGGATGACACTGCTGGATGTGGGGACAGGTTCGGCGGACATACCGGCCGCCATAGCCGGATGGTGTCGAAACCGAGGAGTCGGAATCGAGATAACGGGAATCGACAACAATCCACACACCGTCGGAATAGCGCGGAAAAAGACCGGCCATATCCCCGAAATCCGCATTGCGGTTGCTGACGGGCTCGACCTGCCGTATCCCGACCGCAGCTTCGATTACGTTATCTGCTGCAAGACCCTCCACCACTTCGCAGATGAAGAGGCGGTGCAGCTCATCAGGGAAACGGCGAGGGTCGCGAGGAGGGGATACCTGATCCTCGATCTTCGGCGCAGTTGGACGGCGTGTTTCCTGATAAGCATCCTCACGAGGCTCTTCACCCGTAACCGGCTCACACGAAATGACGGCCCCCTCTCCGTCCTGAGAAGCTACACTCCTGCCGAGCTTGCATCACTCGCCTCCTGCGCCGGCGTCCCTGCGTTCACAATTCACCGGGAGCCGTTCTGGCTGATGGTACTGAGAGGAGAGGCCGTGTGA
- a CDS encoding type III polyketide synthase — translation MGTAKAYIASIAAVAPAFSADQQFVADLIRDRYSAMLTPRSQGLIRATFSHPSIRKRHFALDDPLRVIDESPDERIARFTEKSIELSGEAVASALDRAGLGVADVRGLVVNTCTGYICPGISTYLLERLGLPRSTRVYDMVGSGCGGALPNLQVAESILGTTGGAVVSVAVEICSAVFQMDNSLSLIMSNAIFSDGAAAAVLWERPEGLELVASASRYVPEKRDDIRFVHRQGQLHNQLSLNLPGVVKVAAAEAVGEVLSCRSLTPGDIRHWALHTGGEKIINAVRDEIGIPEERLRATRRILEEYGNMSSPTVWFVLDELLREGVPPGDWCLMAAYGAGLSAHAYLLKKSPVTAGPSNRFLRTYAGI, via the coding sequence ATGGGCACCGCAAAAGCTTACATAGCTTCCATTGCTGCCGTGGCTCCTGCCTTCAGCGCGGACCAGCAGTTCGTTGCCGACCTGATCCGGGACCGGTACTCCGCGATGCTGACCCCCCGTAGCCAGGGGCTGATCCGGGCCACCTTTTCGCACCCCAGCATCCGGAAACGACACTTCGCCCTGGACGACCCGTTACGCGTCATCGACGAATCTCCTGACGAAAGAATCGCCAGGTTCACCGAAAAGTCGATAGAGCTGTCTGGGGAGGCTGTTGCAAGCGCACTGGACAGGGCCGGCCTGGGAGTCGCCGACGTCAGGGGGCTCGTGGTCAACACCTGCACGGGCTACATCTGCCCCGGCATATCCACCTATCTCCTTGAAAGGCTGGGGCTCCCCCGCAGCACCAGGGTGTACGACATGGTGGGGAGCGGCTGCGGCGGCGCCCTCCCGAACCTTCAGGTGGCCGAATCGATACTCGGAACCACCGGAGGCGCCGTGGTGAGCGTGGCCGTCGAGATATGCAGTGCCGTCTTTCAGATGGACAACAGCCTGAGCCTGATCATGTCCAACGCGATCTTCTCCGACGGAGCGGCTGCGGCTGTCCTATGGGAGAGGCCGGAGGGGCTGGAGCTGGTTGCTTCCGCATCACGATACGTCCCCGAGAAACGTGACGATATACGCTTCGTTCACCGGCAGGGACAACTTCACAACCAGCTCTCCCTGAACCTGCCGGGGGTCGTCAAGGTTGCCGCCGCGGAGGCCGTCGGTGAGGTTCTCTCCTGCCGGAGCCTTACGCCCGGCGACATCCGGCACTGGGCGCTCCACACCGGAGGGGAAAAGATCATCAACGCGGTGCGGGACGAAATAGGCATTCCGGAGGAGCGGCTCCGGGCAACCCGCCGCATATTGGAAGAGTATGGCAATATGTCGTCTCCCACAGTCTGGTTCGTTCTCGACGAACTGCTCCGGGAGGGGGTCCCTCCGGGAGACTGGTGTCTGATGGCTGCCTACGGAGCCGGCCTTTCGGCCCATGCTTACCTGCTGAAAAAATCCCCGGTAACTGCAGGCCCTTCGAACAGATTCCTCAGAACGTATGCCGGGATCTGA
- a CDS encoding PAS domain-containing protein: MDTYFATAERNSADDLKQEIDTIIKNEVVRELLHALSGLIAVLDEHRQVVALNDSFLQMLGVSDPAEVLGLRLGEALHCIHSHEEPHGCGTTKYCATCGAAIATVSALGEEKPAERICALTAERDGVRLDTSLSVRANPIKLEGNRFVLVFLQDITLEELRASLERTFFHDISNMLTGLIGASEMLAAKNRESTLAQVVFQSALRLSDEVAIQKSMFQSGAEDYRVTRREALAPQLLNDLKNVFTSHPASLNKYMKVREPAPQISIRTDLSLALRVMCNMVTNALEATEESGAVEIWFEEEEAFLIFCVWNGTAIADRVKLRIFQRNFSTKRGVRQRDRHLLDASFR; the protein is encoded by the coding sequence ATGGATACCTACTTTGCCACCGCTGAACGCAACAGTGCTGATGACCTCAAGCAGGAAATCGACACCATCATCAAGAATGAAGTAGTCCGGGAACTGCTGCATGCACTGAGCGGACTTATAGCGGTTCTGGATGAGCACAGGCAGGTTGTTGCTCTCAATGATTCATTCCTGCAGATGCTCGGCGTCAGCGATCCGGCTGAGGTTCTGGGGCTGCGGCTGGGGGAAGCGCTGCACTGCATCCACTCCCACGAAGAGCCGCATGGCTGCGGAACCACTAAATACTGCGCTACCTGCGGAGCTGCCATCGCAACCGTCTCCGCCCTGGGCGAGGAGAAGCCGGCAGAAAGGATCTGCGCACTTACCGCAGAACGTGACGGAGTCAGGCTGGACACCTCCCTCTCAGTCCGGGCCAATCCGATAAAGCTTGAAGGGAACAGGTTTGTCCTTGTGTTCCTGCAGGACATAACGCTCGAAGAGCTGCGGGCCTCCCTGGAAAGAACCTTTTTCCACGACATCAGCAATATGCTGACGGGTCTGATAGGTGCCAGTGAAATGCTCGCTGCAAAGAACAGGGAATCGACTCTGGCACAGGTGGTGTTTCAGTCCGCCTTACGCCTGTCGGATGAAGTCGCCATACAGAAAAGCATGTTCCAGAGCGGAGCCGAGGACTACCGGGTGACACGGCGCGAAGCCCTGGCCCCGCAGCTCCTCAACGACCTGAAGAACGTCTTCACGAGCCACCCGGCGTCGTTGAACAAGTACATGAAGGTGCGGGAGCCTGCACCGCAAATCTCCATCCGGACCGACCTATCACTGGCATTGAGGGTGATGTGCAACATGGTCACCAATGCCCTGGAAGCAACAGAAGAATCCGGGGCGGTCGAGATATGGTTCGAAGAAGAGGAAGCCTTCCTGATTTTCTGCGTATGGAATGGAACTGCTATCGCAGACCGGGTAAAGCTCAGGATATTCCAGCGGAACTTCAGCACCAAAAGAGGGGTCCGGCAGAGGGATCGGCACCTACTCGATGCTTCTTTTCGGTGA
- a CDS encoding DUF2147 domain-containing protein codes for MVKSLAMVAAICIAAVCAFGEGAESITGRWNSEDGRAKIDIYRCGFHYCGKIVWLGMPEYPPDDEEGMGGRPRVDRENPDPALRNRPLLGLQIMEGFRYAGDGLWEKGRIYDPESGATYKSEIRLVSPRRLELRGYIGIPLFGRSTVWTK; via the coding sequence ATGGTCAAAAGCCTCGCCATGGTGGCGGCTATTTGTATTGCGGCAGTTTGCGCGTTTGGAGAGGGTGCGGAAAGCATTACAGGGAGATGGAACAGCGAGGATGGCAGGGCGAAAATAGACATCTATCGCTGCGGTTTCCACTATTGCGGGAAGATCGTATGGCTCGGCATGCCGGAATATCCGCCCGACGACGAAGAAGGGATGGGGGGAAGGCCGCGGGTGGACAGGGAAAACCCTGACCCGGCGCTTCGGAATCGTCCTCTGCTTGGCTTGCAGATAATGGAAGGGTTCCGCTATGCTGGTGATGGGTTATGGGAGAAGGGGCGCATTTATGATCCGGAGTCGGGTGCGACCTACAAAAGCGAGATCAGGCTGGTGTCTCCCCGCCGTCTGGAGTTGAGGGGCTATATCGGAATCCCGCTGTTCGGCAGGAGCACTGTCTGGACGAAATAG
- a CDS encoding U32 family peptidase, whose protein sequence is MIFSVATNFRSDFLDAMKGLPVAELFGKLPADSIGGGRASFMLSPLGRKEFKEHVRLAAERGIGFNYLVNPACMDNREYTRKGQADLERLLGFIEEAGVTAVTVSLPFLLPIIKKRHPRLKVRIGVYARVDSVAKARYWEDLGADCITLESISVNRNFPLLAAIRRSVRLELQLIANSNCLIFCPLSGQHMVNLSHASQKGHSSRGFMIDYCALSCSFHKLADPSHYLRSEFIRPEDIHLYEELGYTSFKILERGAPTALMEKRVRAYAERSFEGNLLDLIQPYGYRGKPGSGLGGMRDIGRFLRYFFRPRTISTSGMLKLKTLAEKRGLIAATEGEPVRIDNRALDGFIRGIKEIDCRSTGCSECGYCAAWTERAVTVDETYRSEMLRLYSEAFNDMYSGKLWRH, encoded by the coding sequence GTGATATTTTCAGTAGCAACGAATTTCAGGTCAGATTTTCTCGACGCCATGAAAGGCTTGCCGGTGGCGGAGCTCTTCGGAAAGCTCCCCGCCGACAGCATCGGCGGGGGGCGCGCCTCTTTCATGCTTTCCCCCCTCGGCCGGAAGGAGTTCAAGGAGCACGTACGGCTGGCCGCAGAACGCGGCATAGGCTTCAACTATCTGGTCAATCCGGCATGCATGGACAACAGGGAGTACACCCGCAAAGGTCAGGCGGATCTGGAGCGCCTACTGGGTTTCATCGAGGAAGCCGGCGTCACTGCCGTAACGGTTTCCCTTCCCTTCCTGCTCCCCATAATCAAAAAGCGGCACCCACGGCTTAAAGTGAGAATCGGGGTGTATGCCCGCGTGGACAGCGTCGCCAAGGCACGATACTGGGAGGATCTGGGCGCCGACTGCATCACCCTGGAATCGATCTCGGTCAACCGCAACTTTCCGCTGCTGGCGGCTATACGGCGAAGCGTCCGGCTGGAGCTCCAGCTGATAGCCAACTCCAATTGCCTCATCTTCTGTCCGCTTTCGGGGCAGCACATGGTAAACCTCTCGCACGCCTCCCAGAAGGGGCACTCCAGCCGCGGCTTCATGATCGACTACTGCGCTCTCAGCTGCTCATTCCACAAACTCGCCGACCCCTCCCACTATCTGCGGTCCGAATTCATCAGGCCGGAGGACATCCACCTGTACGAGGAGCTGGGATACACCTCCTTCAAGATCCTCGAAAGGGGTGCGCCGACCGCTCTCATGGAAAAGCGTGTTCGCGCCTATGCCGAGCGCAGCTTCGAAGGTAATCTGCTCGACCTGATCCAGCCGTACGGTTACAGGGGGAAACCGGGCTCCGGACTTGGAGGCATGAGGGATATCGGGAGGTTTCTAAGGTATTTCTTCAGACCGCGGACCATCAGCACATCGGGGATGCTGAAGCTGAAAACGCTTGCGGAAAAACGAGGGCTGATCGCGGCGACGGAAGGGGAGCCGGTCCGCATAGACAACAGGGCGCTGGACGGGTTTATTAGGGGAATTAAGGAGATCGACTGCCGGAGTACTGGATGCAGTGAGTGCGGCTACTGTGCGGCATGGACCGAAAGGGCCGTCACAGTGGACGAGACGTACCGTTCGGAGATGCTTAGGCTATACTCGGAGGCGTTCAACGACATGTATTCGGGAAAGCTGTGGAGGCACTGA
- a CDS encoding cytochrome c3 family protein: MKRIIFILILVSTSKAHGDVLWYSLEHGSKLDMINEMSVDLTGRIGIPECGTVERNANEAKAMYPLKEVYYDNIPVAIQPHLSARRHEIPLFGGPGVELSATPAMDIYRNGTVSSFSWPLQQLLESDWGSEALIYRRQLVLDEAQNSFATFNGQQCPETIRLNLKVIDSWTTYQPEIQNLPDGQQVTVSAIKGVRESLLGYLTIMAAVIPNSSEKTHEEDHDQLRGRVEPGIKLNARPNLKVQATRPKYISHEELQGKPISSPKFMQPNRVTPATPGAGHSSTISHDHVRLNAKNGAVTFSHPQHGNNACNSCHEGQTGKIAGIGKEWAHRTCKGCHSKANRGPIKCGECHRKGG, translated from the coding sequence ATGAAAAGAATTATTTTTATTTTGATATTAGTTTCTACAAGCAAAGCTCATGGCGATGTCCTCTGGTATAGCCTTGAACATGGTTCAAAGCTAGATATGATCAATGAAATGAGTGTCGATTTGACAGGCCGTATAGGCATCCCTGAATGTGGAACTGTCGAGAGAAATGCAAATGAAGCAAAAGCAATGTATCCTTTAAAAGAAGTTTACTATGACAATATACCTGTAGCGATTCAACCTCATTTGTCCGCAAGAAGACATGAAATCCCGTTGTTCGGAGGCCCTGGAGTTGAACTATCCGCGACACCTGCAATGGATATTTATCGAAATGGAACGGTTTCCAGCTTCAGCTGGCCTCTCCAGCAACTGCTGGAGAGCGATTGGGGAAGTGAGGCGTTGATCTACAGGCGACAGCTTGTGCTTGACGAAGCACAGAATAGCTTTGCCACATTCAATGGGCAGCAGTGTCCGGAGACTATTAGGCTTAATTTGAAAGTAATTGATTCTTGGACGACTTATCAGCCTGAAATACAAAACCTTCCTGATGGGCAACAGGTAACCGTCTCCGCGATTAAAGGAGTTCGAGAAAGCCTACTCGGATACCTGACAATAATGGCGGCAGTGATCCCCAATTCTTCGGAGAAAACACACGAAGAAGACCATGATCAGCTCAGGGGTCGGGTCGAACCCGGAATCAAGCTAAACGCGCGCCCGAATCTCAAGGTACAAGCCACAAGACCAAAGTACATTTCCCACGAAGAACTGCAAGGCAAACCCATTTCTTCACCTAAATTTATGCAACCGAACCGAGTGACGCCTGCCACTCCTGGCGCTGGCCATTCAAGCACAATTTCACACGACCATGTACGGCTCAACGCCAAAAATGGGGCAGTTACATTTTCACATCCTCAGCACGGTAATAATGCATGCAATTCATGTCATGAAGGACAAACTGGAAAGATAGCTGGAATAGGAAAAGAATGGGCACACAGAACCTGTAAGGGATGCCATTCAAAAGCAAATCGAGGACCTATCAAATGTGGTGAGTGTCACCGCAAGGGGGGTTAG
- a CDS encoding cobalamin-dependent protein (Presence of a B(12) (cobalamin)-binding domain implies dependence on cobalamin itself, in one of its several forms, or in some unusual lineages, dependence on a cobalamin-like analog.) gives MTQRILLISTNRELAPQPVLPAGAALVAQALQVAGFQVRLLDLCFEKRPLRRIDDTLRTFGPDGIGISLRNLDNCDLLSPRSYLHEVKEVVDFLKSRTDAPVLIGGAGVSIMPRRVLEFLELDYAVAGEGEAAAVMFFQAGGAEERSRIPGVVCRREEAAPEAGEHLGRIGVMPRLHRWVDTKLYLRFEPVIPVQGKRGCANRCLYCTYPAIEGNRWRCRDPGEVAEEIEAAMAAGGMEFEFVDSVFNQPEGYMEMLLEKIIRSRIRARFHVSSLSPSGLTGSQVRLMERAGVVSVVITPEAASDATLAALRKGFTAAEVARAAFLLSGSGIRALWCFLLGGPEEDENTLAETIAFMNRKIPGKDRAFITTGIRIYPGTGMHETALREEVVSPAEDLLMPAFYFTPRLTLKQAQKMLRYGIEAQERCIFPSDTRLGPVGAFRRLGAALKLPTPFWRYSSSLNRLMQRSRVINRSW, from the coding sequence ATGACTCAAAGGATACTGTTGATAAGCACCAACCGGGAACTGGCGCCGCAACCGGTCCTGCCGGCCGGGGCGGCGTTGGTCGCCCAGGCCCTTCAGGTCGCGGGATTCCAGGTCCGCCTTCTTGACCTCTGCTTCGAAAAGCGGCCGCTCAGGCGGATCGACGACACCCTGAGAACCTTCGGGCCCGACGGCATCGGGATATCCCTCCGGAACCTCGACAACTGCGACCTTCTGTCACCCCGATCATACCTGCACGAGGTGAAGGAAGTTGTCGACTTCCTGAAGAGCCGCACCGATGCCCCTGTATTGATCGGTGGTGCTGGAGTGAGCATCATGCCCCGGCGGGTACTCGAATTTCTGGAACTGGATTACGCAGTTGCCGGGGAGGGGGAGGCTGCTGCGGTTATGTTCTTTCAGGCCGGTGGAGCGGAGGAACGATCGCGGATACCCGGCGTCGTGTGCAGGAGGGAAGAAGCCGCCCCGGAGGCCGGCGAGCACCTGGGCCGAATCGGCGTGATGCCGCGGCTGCATCGATGGGTGGATACGAAGCTGTACCTGCGGTTCGAACCGGTCATCCCGGTACAGGGGAAGCGGGGATGCGCGAATCGCTGCCTCTACTGCACCTATCCCGCAATCGAGGGGAACCGATGGCGGTGCAGGGACCCCGGAGAGGTGGCAGAGGAAATCGAAGCAGCGATGGCCGCCGGAGGGATGGAGTTCGAGTTCGTGGACAGCGTCTTCAATCAGCCGGAGGGATACATGGAGATGCTGCTGGAAAAAATTATACGGAGCCGGATCCGGGCCCGCTTCCATGTCTCATCCCTCTCCCCATCCGGATTGACCGGTTCGCAGGTGCGGCTCATGGAAAGGGCCGGAGTGGTCTCGGTGGTGATCACGCCGGAAGCCGCCTCGGATGCAACCCTGGCTGCGCTTCGCAAAGGGTTCACCGCAGCAGAGGTCGCCCGCGCCGCCTTTCTCCTCTCCGGATCAGGCATCCGTGCGCTCTGGTGTTTTCTGCTCGGGGGGCCGGAGGAGGATGAAAATACCCTGGCGGAAACCATTGCCTTCATGAACCGGAAGATACCGGGAAAGGACAGGGCCTTCATCACTACCGGTATCCGGATCTATCCAGGCACCGGCATGCATGAGACGGCTCTGCGGGAGGAGGTCGTATCCCCGGCAGAGGATCTCCTTATGCCGGCCTTCTACTTCACGCCCCGGCTCACCCTCAAGCAGGCGCAGAAAATGCTGCGCTACGGCATTGAGGCCCAGGAACGCTGCATATTCCCGTCCGACACCAGACTCGGGCCTGTGGGAGCATTCCGCCGCCTGGGCGCGGCACTGAAGCTGCCCACCCCCTTCTGGCGGTACTCCTCGTCCCTGAACAGGCTGATGCAAAGGAGCCGGGTCATTAACCGTTCCTGGTGA
- a CDS encoding PAS domain-containing protein, with amino-acid sequence MERKKLTLQEYEALVEQSPILSWRANTEALCDYFNERWLSFRGRSMAEEYGNGWAKGVHPEDYDRCLKIYLGAFHAREIFEMEYRLKRYDGEYRWIFDRGVPFTDERGEFAGYIGSCIDVTERVDAQEALRVKMEAEIKALKGIIPICSYCHKIRNDEEIWQQLESYITEHSEALFSHGMCPECSERELRKVREMKSEFEYRFR; translated from the coding sequence GTGGAAAGAAAAAAGCTCACGTTACAGGAATATGAAGCGCTGGTTGAGCAATCTCCCATCCTGAGCTGGAGGGCCAACACCGAAGCCCTCTGCGACTACTTCAACGAGCGCTGGCTCTCGTTCAGAGGCCGCTCGATGGCGGAGGAATACGGAAACGGGTGGGCAAAAGGAGTTCATCCCGAAGACTACGACCGCTGCCTGAAGATCTACCTGGGCGCATTCCACGCACGGGAGATATTCGAGATGGAATACCGCCTGAAGCGGTATGACGGTGAGTATCGCTGGATATTCGACCGGGGGGTGCCTTTTACCGACGAGCGTGGCGAGTTTGCCGGCTATATCGGCAGTTGCATCGATGTCACCGAGAGAGTCGATGCACAGGAGGCGCTACGGGTCAAGATGGAAGCGGAGATCAAGGCTCTGAAGGGAATCATCCCTATTTGCTCGTACTGCCATAAGATAAGGAATGACGAGGAGATATGGCAACAGCTGGAAAGCTATATAACCGAGCATTCAGAAGCCCTGTTCAGCCATGGGATGTGCCCTGAATGCAGCGAGAGGGAATTGCGGAAGGTTCGGGAGATGAAAAGCGAGTTCGAATACCGTTTCCGGTGA
- a CDS encoding response regulator, with the protein MPGPDIKTDAQRAFVVRLVLGVLAANLFVLLLAGVSVFQSRQQHESRVRTQTQNLAGALETSLSGMIDKIDIVLRTVADETQRQIRNGGMDAASFVRFVDSQRERVAELYSLRVSDEAGNISYENGSGTFNISDRDYFIRLRQDPNAGLVISRPVFGVVSKRWLLGFARRIDAPDGSFAGVVQGTIPIDLLTGLFASFELGSDPVVTLRDAQLNVVARYPSAEGGTVTINSRKVSREFRSLIQQGHTSGTYLTSGSLDDVKRMFSYRKLPKYPLYVNVGRATGDYLADWWRDLFTMSSLVVLFALGTLYSSRVIFLKWKNEQQAEEELRRANRDLEERVAERTVELCTANEQLNMELNERKKAEQITNRVLSFVRTLLASSPTGILVYEGASGKCVLANDAVARMIGGSVAEIEAQNFRTIASWRETGFDLTAESVLADGVTRRAEKCFASSFKKSVCLECLFSRFENDGVPHLLVIAMDVSEKKTLEDEKKLIQSQMLHVQKLESLGVLAGGIAHDFNNILMAVLGNADMALIHTDPQSPAQENIRQIEKAARRAADLARQMLAYSGKGHFQVEPVSLRAVVEEMTELLEVSISKKAALHLSFSSELPLIEADATQLRQVIMNLVINASEALGDAVGDIHVSAGRIECDAACFSQGWLVEQLPEGSYVYLEVSDTGPGIDPEVMGKIFDPFFSTKFTGRGLGMATVLGIVRGHKGTILVRSEKGRGASFRVLLPVPAEPAPEVLPPPPTSDAAPASGTVLLVDDEESIRSLGKEMLQALGYDVLTAADGAEGIRVFESRRDEVRCILLDLTMPHLDGKEALAEIRGLDPDVPILLSSGYHEQEVGKQFLNATHIEFIQKPFGMEQLKQKLHRLLSGESVPGQEGRSL; encoded by the coding sequence ATGCCTGGACCGGATATAAAAACTGATGCTCAACGGGCTTTTGTTGTACGCCTGGTTCTCGGTGTACTTGCAGCAAACCTGTTCGTCCTCCTCCTTGCAGGTGTTTCGGTCTTTCAGAGCCGGCAGCAGCATGAATCCCGGGTGAGAACGCAGACCCAGAACCTTGCCGGAGCTCTGGAAACCAGCCTGAGCGGCATGATCGACAAGATCGATATAGTGTTGCGCACGGTGGCGGATGAGACCCAGAGGCAGATACGCAACGGCGGTATGGATGCAGCCTCTTTCGTGCGGTTTGTTGACAGTCAGCGGGAGCGGGTCGCCGAGCTATACAGCCTTCGGGTGTCTGACGAGGCCGGGAACATCAGCTATGAAAACGGGTCGGGCACCTTCAATATCTCCGACCGGGATTATTTCATCCGGTTGCGGCAAGACCCGAATGCAGGACTGGTGATTTCCAGGCCCGTCTTCGGCGTGGTTAGCAAAAGGTGGCTCCTCGGGTTCGCACGCAGGATCGATGCGCCCGATGGTTCCTTTGCCGGTGTCGTTCAGGGTACCATCCCCATAGATCTGCTGACCGGTCTCTTTGCTTCCTTCGAACTTGGGAGCGATCCCGTAGTGACGCTGCGTGATGCTCAACTAAACGTGGTAGCACGGTACCCTTCTGCCGAGGGAGGGACGGTCACGATAAACAGCAGAAAGGTCTCCCGTGAATTTCGCAGCCTGATCCAGCAGGGACACACTTCCGGAACATATCTCACTTCCGGCAGCCTGGACGATGTGAAACGGATGTTTTCGTACCGGAAGTTGCCGAAGTATCCTCTCTACGTCAATGTCGGACGGGCTACCGGCGATTACCTGGCCGACTGGTGGCGGGATCTTTTCACCATGTCGTCTCTGGTCGTGCTGTTTGCGCTGGGTACGCTCTACTCTTCCAGGGTGATATTCCTCAAGTGGAAGAACGAGCAGCAGGCGGAAGAGGAGTTGAGGCGGGCCAACAGGGACCTGGAGGAGCGTGTTGCGGAGAGGACCGTAGAGCTCTGCACGGCGAACGAACAGCTGAATATGGAGCTGAACGAGCGAAAGAAGGCGGAACAGATCACCAATCGGGTGCTTTCATTCGTCCGTACGCTACTGGCATCTTCTCCGACGGGTATACTGGTTTACGAGGGGGCTTCGGGAAAATGCGTTCTTGCAAACGATGCAGTTGCACGAATGATCGGCGGTTCGGTTGCGGAGATTGAGGCCCAGAACTTCAGAACCATAGCATCGTGGCGGGAAACGGGGTTCGACCTGACGGCGGAATCGGTTTTGGCTGACGGCGTTACCCGACGCGCGGAGAAGTGCTTTGCCAGCTCCTTTAAGAAGTCCGTCTGTCTTGAGTGCCTCTTTTCCAGGTTCGAGAATGACGGCGTCCCTCATCTGCTTGTGATCGCCATGGACGTCTCTGAAAAGAAAACCCTGGAAGACGAGAAAAAACTGATTCAATCGCAGATGCTCCATGTGCAGAAGCTGGAGAGCCTGGGGGTACTGGCCGGCGGCATTGCACACGATTTCAACAACATTCTGATGGCGGTCCTCGGGAACGCCGACATGGCGCTCATACACACGGACCCTCAATCTCCCGCACAGGAGAACATCAGGCAGATCGAAAAAGCGGCACGCAGGGCGGCGGACCTGGCGCGGCAGATGCTCGCATATTCAGGTAAGGGGCACTTTCAGGTCGAGCCGGTGAGCCTGCGGGCTGTCGTGGAGGAAATGACGGAACTTCTGGAGGTGTCGATATCGAAAAAAGCCGCCCTTCATCTCAGCTTCTCCTCCGAGCTGCCTCTGATCGAAGCCGACGCGACGCAACTCCGTCAGGTCATCATGAACCTCGTCATCAACGCTTCCGAAGCCCTTGGCGATGCGGTGGGGGATATCCATGTCTCTGCGGGCCGCATCGAATGCGATGCTGCTTGTTTTTCCCAGGGGTGGCTGGTTGAACAGCTTCCCGAAGGTTCCTATGTGTATCTGGAGGTTTCCGATACCGGTCCCGGCATCGATCCGGAGGTAATGGGGAAGATATTCGATCCTTTCTTCTCCACCAAGTTTACGGGGAGAGGCTTGGGGATGGCGACGGTCCTCGGCATTGTCCGGGGCCACAAGGGGACTATCCTGGTCAGGAGCGAGAAGGGGAGGGGAGCTTCCTTCAGAGTGCTTCTTCCCGTTCCGGCCGAGCCGGCTCCCGAAGTTCTCCCGCCTCCCCCCACGTCGGATGCCGCACCTGCAAGCGGTACGGTGCTGCTTGTCGATGATGAGGAGTCGATCCGCAGCCTGGGAAAAGAGATGCTGCAGGCCTTAGGCTATGACGTCCTCACGGCAGCAGATGGTGCTGAGGGTATAAGGGTCTTCGAATCGCGAAGAGACGAGGTCAGGTGCATCCTTCTTGACCTCACGATGCCGCATCTGGATGGGAAGGAAGCACTGGCCGAAATAAGGGGTCTTGACCCGGATGTGCCGATTTTGCTGTCGAGCGGCTATCACGAGCAAGAGGTGGGGAAACAGTTCCTGAATGCGACCCATATCGAATTCATTCAGAAGCCCTTCGGGATGGAGCAACTGAAGCAGAAGCTTCATCGGCTTCTCAGCGGAGAAAGCGTACCGGGGCAGGAGGGGCGGAGCTTGTGA